The following are encoded in a window of Pseudomonadota bacterium genomic DNA:
- a CDS encoding NAD(P)-dependent oxidoreductase, which translates to MWAGCNIERFHLQGRSMGIIGCGDISAEVSRKCSVGFGMDVFVYDPFISELPSTIGPAKQLKSLDEMLPLANFISVHAELNDLTNKKGGSFIS; encoded by the coding sequence ATTTGGGCAGGGTGCAATATCGAGCGCTTCCACCTGCAGGGGCGTTCAATGGGGATAATCGGTTGTGGGGACATAAGTGCCGAGGTCTCTCGCAAATGCAGTGTTGGGTTTGGTATGGATGTCTTCGTCTATGATCCCTTTATCAGTGAGTTGCCGTCTACAATTGGCCCTGCGAAACAACTGAAGTCATTAGACGAAATGTTACCACTGGCGAATTTTATTTCAGTCCATGCGGAACTTAATGACTTGACCAATAAAAAAGGTGGATCGTTCATTTCTTAA
- a CDS encoding NAD(P)-dependent oxidoreductase: MRKDAYFLDTARSGIVFQSDLVEALKENWIAGAALDVFEEEPIPFESPLNR; the protein is encoded by the coding sequence ATGCGCAAAGATGCCTATTTTCTCGATACTGCACGTAGCGGGATTGTTTTTCAGTCAGATTTGGTCGAAGCTTTGAAAGAAAATTGGATTGCTGGTGCAGCCTTGGATGTATTCGAAGAAGAACCCATTCCTTTTGAAAGTCCATTAAATCGTTAA